The genome window AACATCCTCCTCCCCAGCTTCCCTAGTCGTCCTAGATTAGATGTTTGAACGCAACTTAGTATGAGAAGTGACAGCATGAACAGATCACATTAGTCATTAATCAATAGTCACGAAATTTTGACCAATGAATAATAGACTTCTTGAAAAAATCCCTGTCGCCTCAAGTAAGGGCGCACCTTAGAGCGCCCCTATGGGTACTGATGACAACACTCCTTAAGTAGTCTTGAATACAGACTCTACTGCTGATTTAACAGTATTACCAGCATCTTTCAGCTTTTGGGCAATGGGCTGTTGAGTATTCAGAAACACACGGGCACAGTTACGTCCCGGCATTCCAGAGATCGAACCGCCCGGATGAGTCCCAGCACCTGTGAGATATAGATCTTCAATCGGTGTTTTGTAGTTAGCAATTTCCGGTAAGGGACGGAAGAAGATCATCTGATCGAGGGTCATGTCCACATGGTAGTAGTTGCCCTTGTATGCCCCCAACCGCTCTCCTAGTTCTGCTGGGCTTTCCACGCGACGAGCCATAATCGCATTTTTGATATTCGGGGCATAATCTGCCAATTTATCAATTACACGGTCAGCCACTTTGTTTTTTAGTTCATCCGTCCAACCTGTACCCTTCAAACCTGTCCCCTCTGCGCCAGCAATCTGGTAAGGAGCAAAGAACTCAATCCATAACGTATGCTTGCCTTCGGGAGCCATCGATGGGTCTAGTACTGTTGGGACATCCAGATACATTGAGGGATTAGAGTCGGGAATAATTCCCCTCGTTGCTAGGGAGTGGGCTTCTTCTACATGAGCCACAGAATCGGCAATTAGCACTGAGCCAATCAAGTACTCGTCTTTGTGATCGAAACGTTCAAAACGCGGCACCTCTGACAGGGCGCAGTCAATCTTGAGAATTGTTTCATTGTTATTGACAATACGTCGTTCCAAGCGCTCTCGCAGGTTGGGATCAGCTGAGTGGGTATCAGCCGGATCAACCATTTGAAGGAACAACCGCCTAGCGTCAATATTGGAAATCACGCCCTTGTTAGCACGGTACTCTTTGCCTCCACCAACTCTTACACCCACCGCACGACCGTCATCAACTAAAACTTGCTCAACGTGCTGGTCGCACAAGACCTCGCCGCCTTTACTCTTAACCAGGTTTAATAAGGCTTTAACCAGTGCGCCCGTCCCGCCACGGGGTCTAGCCATGCCAGGGTTATGACGTAATGACATCATCATCGCCCCAATGGCAATCGTTTTTTGGGAAGGAGGCGCTCCTAATTCTGCCGCGAGTCTTGCCAGTGGAGCTTTGACGAACTCGGAATCAAACCACTCATTGAGGAGATCTTCTGGACTGGTTAGCATATTCCGAACCAAGTCCAGTGCTTTATCAACGCCACCGATTACCGAGAGGAGGTCTTTGATATTTTGCGCACCATAGTTGCCTGCAATATCAATAATCGATTTAGGCGGCGCATTGAACATGGGAGTGATCGCTTTGGTGACGCGCTGCCAGTAGTCTATAAATTCAGCATATTTTTTAGCATCGCGCTCGCTATATCGGGCAATTTCAGCACAAGTCTTCTCAACCGACTTGTGACCGAAAAAATACTTGCCATCGGGATGGGGACAAAAGGTAACAGGGTCACAGAATAGATATTCTAATCCGTATTTGGTTAGTTCTAATTCTTCGACCACTGGGCCGAGGTGAATAAACTCGTGGTCAATCGCGCAGAGGTTGAACTTAAAACCAGGGGCTTCCTCTGGCATAGCTTCTTCCGTGGTGGCTGCACCGCCAGGGACGGAACGCTTTTCTAGAAGCAATACACTGTAACCCGCTTTTAGCAGGTAGGCAGCACAGACCAGTCCATTATGACCCGCGCCGATAATAATGACATCGTAAGATTGCATGAATAACGCTCTACAAAACAGTAAGTCCAATAACTTCCTGATTGTAAAGAAATGAAAATGTTTTCTAGTCTATCACGGGAAGGATATTGGGGGATAGTCTCAAGTGAATAGGGAATGCTCTCGGAGTAGATTTATCAAGGGTTGGGCAGGAGGAGCATAGCCTGGGATCGGGTACTGAGTGTCGGGGGCGCATCCTAGAATCCCATGGTGTATGAACCCTGAGAGAGGGCAGCGCTAGAGAACTCAGCAATCGCTCAGGAGCCGTTTATCTAGCGCTTCGTTCTGAGAGAGCGGATAATGATTACAGGTGTCGCTGCCCCTTACTCTGGGATTAATCGTTGTATCGATCTGTAGAGTCTGGCTGAAAGCTGTTGCCACAGCTATACTGGCAAAGTCTGGATCTTTGTGTAACTAATTAAGTCTGCAATAGCCTATGAATCCTGTAGTTAAAGTTGTTCAACCCTCTGGAATCTTAGACGGCACCAAAGCCGGTCAATTTCGTCAAGAGATTGCTAACCTTGTGGATTCTGGTGTCGATATGGTGTTGGTTGATTTCCAAGATGTTACATTCATGGACAGCTCAGGGTTAGGGGCGCTAGTTTTGGCGCTAAAAACGGTTCGAGCTGCTGGTGGCAAGCTCTTTATTTGCTCGGTTAACGAGCAAATAAAAATGTTATTTGAACTAACGAGCATGGATCGCGTTTTTGAAATCTTTGCAAATCGAGAAGAATTTGAAAACGCTATTGTTTCTACCCACTAAGGCAAGAGATTCTCTTGCCTGAGGATCGTGTTAATCGAAGTTGATTTCCAGTAAAGACAAATCATCATCAAAATACTCTTTGGGGTTCACGGCTTTAATAGCCTCCAAGATCTGATCTAGATCGCGAGTATTTTTACTCCTACAGTCCGTCAAAAGTTGGACGAACGGATCAAGTCCCCAGATGGTGCCGTCTGATTGGTTAATCTCGTAGATCCCATCGCTGAAAATATACAGGGTGCTGGGTTCGACGATTTCACAGCATTCATCAATATAATCGGCATCAGGGAACATCCCAGCGGGTAAGCTTGGAGTCTTCAAGCGTTGCACCTGGATGAACGAATCTGACCTTCCAGAAAGCAATAGGGCAGGTGGGTGTCCTGCACTGGAGTAAACCAGTTGACGCTTGACTCGGTTATAGACCGCGTACCAGATGGTAAAGTACTTATCATTCTTCTGGGTCATCTGGAAGGTTTCGTTCAGCCCTCGTAAGACGTCGCTGGGTTGATAGTAATTAATCTTAGGCAGCGCTCGCGACCTGAGAAGATTCAAAACTTGAAGCGTCGGTAAGGCAGCCCGTAAGCCATGTCCAGAGGCGTCCAAAAGATAAACCGCTAAATGCTCTGAATCGAGCCAATAATAATCAAAGCCATCACCTCCCAGTTGCCGAGAAGGAATAAAGCGAGCATCGATTGTAACCGGTGGCTCTGTCAGTCGTTCGGGCAGAATCGAACTCACATATTCAGCCGCTTCGGCTAATTCTTCCTCCAACAACTGCTTCTGGAGCTGCAACTCGCGGTTGGCTTCATGTAACCTCAAGCCTGCCCGGACTCGTGCCTTCAATTCAGCCATTTCCACTGGCTTGGTCAAAAAGTCATCCGCGCCAGCATCCAGTCCTTCAACACGATCCTCCAGTGCATTTCGAGATGTCAGCAAAATGAACATAGTCGTTGAAAGTTCTGGTGTTGCCTTAACTTGGCGACAGACCTGTAGTCCGTTCATTTTTGGCATATTCCAGTCACAAAGGACGAGTCCCGGACGTATCTTACGTGCCAGTACTAGACCATCTTCACCGTTACTGGCAACTGAAACCTCGTAACCTTGGTTGTGCAGTGTCCGTTTCAGCAAGATTTGAATAGCCGGATCGTCATCAATAATCAAAATTTGGTTCATGGCATCGAGGTACTACAAGTCATGCTTAGGAGATTGCAGATGCACAGGTTGAGAACGTCGATAATTACTCTTTTCAGTTCGAGTGTAGTCTAATGAGAAAGTCAGATAAAACTGCACAGCAAGTTAATCAATGGTAGAGCATGGGTTAAATCCAGGCTAGACTAGATTCTTCAACAGGGAGTATCGGCATCTTGACAACCATGATGAAAGTGTTGTTGATTTAAAAGGCTTTGAGCAATTGAAAGACTTTCACCAATCTAGCAAGCAAGTAAAGAGTGACCTCAAGGTGTTAGAAGAGGTTTTGTTGTGGTTTGACCAACTTAACCGACCTTCTATCCCCAAAAAAGTTTGGTTACAGTGCCAATTAGCCTTAGCCGAGGGGTTCACCAACGCCGTCCGTCATGCTCACAAAGGTCTCCCGACCAATATATCCGTAGATCTTGAAGTTACTGTATACCCCCAACAGTTAGAACTGCGAATCTGGGATCATGGGCCGCCGTTTGATTTAGAACAGTGGCTCCAAGATCACGAGCATAAGATAGATGCTAGCGCTGGGGGTGGGCGTGGGCTGGCAATCTTACAACAAATTGCCGACCAGCTCAGTTATACGCGCACGGATGACAACCGCAACTGTTTATTGCTCGTGAAACATTATTAAGAGA of Microcoleus sp. AS-A8 contains these proteins:
- a CDS encoding NAD(P)/FAD-dependent oxidoreductase; this encodes MQSYDVIIIGAGHNGLVCAAYLLKAGYSVLLLEKRSVPGGAATTEEAMPEEAPGFKFNLCAIDHEFIHLGPVVEELELTKYGLEYLFCDPVTFCPHPDGKYFFGHKSVEKTCAEIARYSERDAKKYAEFIDYWQRVTKAITPMFNAPPKSIIDIAGNYGAQNIKDLLSVIGGVDKALDLVRNMLTSPEDLLNEWFDSEFVKAPLARLAAELGAPPSQKTIAIGAMMMSLRHNPGMARPRGGTGALVKALLNLVKSKGGEVLCDQHVEQVLVDDGRAVGVRVGGGKEYRANKGVISNIDARRLFLQMVDPADTHSADPNLRERLERRIVNNNETILKIDCALSEVPRFERFDHKDEYLIGSVLIADSVAHVEEAHSLATRGIIPDSNPSMYLDVPTVLDPSMAPEGKHTLWIEFFAPYQIAGAEGTGLKGTGWTDELKNKVADRVIDKLADYAPNIKNAIMARRVESPAELGERLGAYKGNYYHVDMTLDQMIFFRPLPEIANYKTPIEDLYLTGAGTHPGGSISGMPGRNCARVFLNTQQPIAQKLKDAGNTVKSAVESVFKTT
- a CDS encoding STAS domain-containing protein; its protein translation is MNPVVKVVQPSGILDGTKAGQFRQEIANLVDSGVDMVLVDFQDVTFMDSSGLGALVLALKTVRAAGGKLFICSVNEQIKMLFELTSMDRVFEIFANREEFENAIVSTH
- a CDS encoding SpoIIE family protein phosphatase, translated to MNQILIIDDDPAIQILLKRTLHNQGYEVSVASNGEDGLVLARKIRPGLVLCDWNMPKMNGLQVCRQVKATPELSTTMFILLTSRNALEDRVEGLDAGADDFLTKPVEMAELKARVRAGLRLHEANRELQLQKQLLEEELAEAAEYVSSILPERLTEPPVTIDARFIPSRQLGGDGFDYYWLDSEHLAVYLLDASGHGLRAALPTLQVLNLLRSRALPKINYYQPSDVLRGLNETFQMTQKNDKYFTIWYAVYNRVKRQLVYSSAGHPPALLLSGRSDSFIQVQRLKTPSLPAGMFPDADYIDECCEIVEPSTLYIFSDGIYEINQSDGTIWGLDPFVQLLTDCRSKNTRDLDQILEAIKAVNPKEYFDDDLSLLEINFD
- a CDS encoding anti-sigma regulatory factor, coding for MKDFHQSSKQVKSDLKVLEEVLLWFDQLNRPSIPKKVWLQCQLALAEGFTNAVRHAHKGLPTNISVDLEVTVYPQQLELRIWDHGPPFDLEQWLQDHEHKIDASAGGGRGLAILQQIADQLSYTRTDDNRNCLLLVKHY